The Anopheles merus strain MAF chromosome 2L, AmerM5.1, whole genome shotgun sequence genome has a segment encoding these proteins:
- the LOC121593092 gene encoding purine nucleoside phosphorylase-like: MNRTNLKEVTNGEQHTTSSTKPSAKRTNGLYNPVQENASYGSYEMVQEIATYLLDRTRIRPLCGIICGSGLGCLAEQLTEVDCFDYETIPHFPVSTVAGHLGRLVFGYLAGVPVLCMQGRFHYYEGYSLAKCSMPVRVMRLVGCTHLIATNAAGAINSSYRVGDIMLIKDHVNLMGFAGNCPLLGPNDERFGPRFLGMAKAYEPALLQAAKEAATHVPGLQSVLREGVYCCVGGPNFETVAEGRLMALLGVDAIGMSTVHEIITARHCGMTCFAFSLITNMCTMSYEEEEEHCHETFVDVGRQLEQRICDLVTRVVSTLPAVGANGHKE, encoded by the exons ATGAATCGAACGAATTTAAAAGAAGTTACCAATGGAGAGCagcacaccaccagcagcacaaaGCCGTCAGCCAAACGGACCAATGGATTATACAATCCCGTGCAGGAAAATGCAAG CTATGGCAGCTACGAGATGGTGCAGGAAATCGCCACTTATCTGCTGGACCGCACGCGCATCCGTCCCCTGTGCGGTATCATCTGCGGCTCGGGGCTCGGCTGCCTGGCCGAACAGCTGACCGAGGTGGACTGCTTCGACTACGAGACGATCCCGCACTTTCCCGTCTCGACCGTGGCCGGCCATCTGGGACGGCTGGTGTTTGGCTATCTGGCCGGTGTGCCCGTGCTCTGCATGCAGGGACGCTTCCACTACTACGAGGGATACTCGCTGGCGAAG TGTTCCATGCCGGTGCGTGTGATGCGCCTGGTCGGCTGTACGCACCTGATCGCTACGAATGCGGCCGGTGCCATCAACAGCAGCTACCGCGTCGGCGACATCATGCTCATCAAGGATCACGTCAATCTGATGGGCTTCGCTGGCAACTGTCCGCTGCTCGGCCCGAACGATGAGCGCTTCGGGCCACGGTTTCTCGGCATGGCCAAAGCGTACGAACCGGCCCTGCTGCAGGCGGCCAAAGAGGCGGCCACCCATGTGCCCGGGCTGCAGAGTGTGTTGCGCGAGGGTGTGTACTGTTGTGTCGGTGGTCCCAACTTTGAAACCGTGGCCGAAGGTCGGCTGATGGCGCTGCTGGGCGTGGACGCGATCGGCATGTCGACCGTGCACGAGATCATTACGGCCCGGCACTGCGGCATGACCTGCTTCGCCTTCAGCCTGATCACCAACATGTGCACGATGAGCTacgaggaagaggaggagcaCTGCCACGAGACGTTCGTGGACGTTGGCCGGCAGCTGGAGCAACGTATCTGCGATCTGGTGACGCGGGTCGTCAGCACGCTTCCTGCAGTGGGCGCAAACGGACATAAAGAGTAG
- the LOC121593091 gene encoding purine nucleoside phosphorylase isoform X2 has protein sequence MAAFNESKQSGGGSSRMYTYDTLQEIATYLLERTELRPKVGIICGSGLGTLAEQLTDVDSFDYETIPHFPVSTVAGHVGRLVFGYLAGVPVMCMQGRFHHYEGYPLAKCAMPVRVMHLIGCTHLIATNAAGGANPKYRVGDIMLIKDHINLMGFAGNNPLQGPNDERFGPRFFGMANTYDPKLNQQAKVIARQIGIENELREGVYTCLGGPNFETVAEVKMLSMLGVDAIGMSTVHEIITARHCGMTCFAFSLITNMCTMSYEEEEEHCHDSIVGVGKNREKTLGEFVSRIVKHIHYEAKK, from the exons GTACACGTACGACACGCTGCAGGAAATTGCCACCTATCTCCTGGAGCGCACCGAGCTACGCCCGAAGGTTGGCATCATCTGCGGGTCCGGCCTGGGCACGCTGGCCGAGCAGCTGACCGATGTGGACAGCTTCGACTACGAGACGATCCCGCACTTTCCCGTCTCGACCGTGGCCGGCCATGTCGGACGGCTGGTGTTCGGGTACCTTGCCGGCGTGCCGGTCATGTGCATGCAGGGCCGCTTCCACCACTACGAAGGCTATCCGCTGGCAAAG TGCGCAATGCCGGTGCGTGTGATGCATCTGATCGGCTGCACACACCTGATCGCTACGAATGCGGCCGGCGGCGCCAACCCCAAGTACCGGGTCGGCGACATCATGCTGATCAAGGATCACATCAATCTGATGGGCTTTGCCGGGAACAATCCGCTCCAGGGGCCGAACGATGAGCGGTTCGGGCCGCGGTTCTTCGGCATGGCCAACACGTACGATCCGAAGCTGAACCAGCAGGCGAAGGTGATCGCGCGCCAGATCGGCATCGAGAATGAGCTGCGCGAGGGCGTCTACACCTGTCTCGGTGGGCCGAACTTCGAGACGGTGGCCGAGGTGAAGATGCTGTCGATGCTCGGCGTGGACGCGATCGGCATGTCGACCGTGCACGAGATCATTACGGCCCGGCACTGCGGCATGACCTGCTTCGCCTTCAGCCTGATCACCAACATGTGCACGATGAGctatgaggaggaggaggagcactGCCACGACAGTATCGTCGGTGTGGGCAAGAACCGGGAGAAGACGCTCGGCGAGTTTGTCAGCCGCATCGTCAAGCACATCCACTACGAGGCGAAGAAGTAG
- the LOC121593091 gene encoding purine nucleoside phosphorylase isoform X1: MSKFSYLQNGKASTNGALHANGHHQQHQNGHSNGVARNGGTATDTLPVAYQQKAATSGPFHMPRTEHVGYTYDTLQEIATYLLERTELRPKVGIICGSGLGTLAEQLTDVDSFDYETIPHFPVSTVAGHVGRLVFGYLAGVPVMCMQGRFHHYEGYPLAKCAMPVRVMHLIGCTHLIATNAAGGANPKYRVGDIMLIKDHINLMGFAGNNPLQGPNDERFGPRFFGMANTYDPKLNQQAKVIARQIGIENELREGVYTCLGGPNFETVAEVKMLSMLGVDAIGMSTVHEIITARHCGMTCFAFSLITNMCTMSYEEEEEHCHDSIVGVGKNREKTLGEFVSRIVKHIHYEAKK; encoded by the exons ATGAGCAAATTTAGCTACCTTCAAAACGGCAAAGCATCGACGAACGGTGCGCTACACGCGAACgggcaccatcagcagcaccagaACGGGCATTCGAATGGGGTGGCCCGGAATGGTGGTACTGCCACGGACACGCTGCCGGTAGCTTACCAGCAGAAGGCGGCCACGAGCGGCCCGTTCCATATGCCCCGCACCGAGCACGTTGG GTACACGTACGACACGCTGCAGGAAATTGCCACCTATCTCCTGGAGCGCACCGAGCTACGCCCGAAGGTTGGCATCATCTGCGGGTCCGGCCTGGGCACGCTGGCCGAGCAGCTGACCGATGTGGACAGCTTCGACTACGAGACGATCCCGCACTTTCCCGTCTCGACCGTGGCCGGCCATGTCGGACGGCTGGTGTTCGGGTACCTTGCCGGCGTGCCGGTCATGTGCATGCAGGGCCGCTTCCACCACTACGAAGGCTATCCGCTGGCAAAG TGCGCAATGCCGGTGCGTGTGATGCATCTGATCGGCTGCACACACCTGATCGCTACGAATGCGGCCGGCGGCGCCAACCCCAAGTACCGGGTCGGCGACATCATGCTGATCAAGGATCACATCAATCTGATGGGCTTTGCCGGGAACAATCCGCTCCAGGGGCCGAACGATGAGCGGTTCGGGCCGCGGTTCTTCGGCATGGCCAACACGTACGATCCGAAGCTGAACCAGCAGGCGAAGGTGATCGCGCGCCAGATCGGCATCGAGAATGAGCTGCGCGAGGGCGTCTACACCTGTCTCGGTGGGCCGAACTTCGAGACGGTGGCCGAGGTGAAGATGCTGTCGATGCTCGGCGTGGACGCGATCGGCATGTCGACCGTGCACGAGATCATTACGGCCCGGCACTGCGGCATGACCTGCTTCGCCTTCAGCCTGATCACCAACATGTGCACGATGAGctatgaggaggaggaggagcactGCCACGACAGTATCGTCGGTGTGGGCAAGAACCGGGAGAAGACGCTCGGCGAGTTTGTCAGCCGCATCGTCAAGCACATCCACTACGAGGCGAAGAAGTAG